One Mesomycoplasma molare genomic window carries:
- a CDS encoding YlxR family protein: MKNNKSYSRKCIFTGEILEIDKLLRFTKNKSNIVIFDKDKNLQGRGSYLKNDFEIVTKALDKKSFNRSFKMNISKENYEELRKEVILFYGKN; the protein is encoded by the coding sequence ATGAAAAATAATAAATCTTATTCTAGAAAATGTATTTTTACAGGTGAAATATTAGAAATAGATAAATTATTAAGGTTCACAAAAAATAAAAGTAATATTGTAATTTTTGATAAAGATAAAAATTTACAAGGTAGAGGTTCTTACTTAAAAAATGATTTTGAAATAGTAACAAAAGCACTTGATAAAAAGAGTTTTAATCGCTCATTTAAAATGAATATCTCAAAAGAAAATTATGAAGAATTAAGAAAGGAAGTTATATTATTTTATGGCAAAAATTAA
- the rbfA gene encoding 30S ribosome-binding factor RbfA, with protein MNKITLRKKESHYFLLVSKIIGEEITNSNVYGATVNDVKLSNDGSHLKIFLSFIKNSQKGLEAINNAKGYIRSQIAKTVNSRKVPELHFFLDEVFNSAQKIEEILKEIKKQKNQND; from the coding sequence ATGAATAAAATTACTTTAAGAAAGAAAGAATCTCATTATTTTCTTTTAGTTTCAAAGATAATAGGTGAGGAAATAACAAATTCTAATGTATATGGAGCCACAGTTAATGATGTTAAATTATCTAATGATGGATCTCATTTAAAAATATTTTTAAGTTTTATCAAAAATTCACAAAAAGGATTAGAAGCTATAAATAACGCAAAAGGTTATATACGAAGTCAAATTGCTAAAACGGTAAATTCTAGGAAAGTGCCAGAACTTCATTTCTTTCTAGATGAAGTATTTAATAGTGCTCAAAAAATAGAAGAAATATTAAAAGAAATAAAAAAACAAAAAAATCAGAACGATTAA
- the dnaJ gene encoding molecular chaperone DnaJ: MAKRDYYEVLGVDKNATEKDIKIAYRKLAMKYHPDKNKESDAEEKFKEVNEAYEILSDSQKRQQYDEYGHDAFDPNRTAGFGDFGFGGFSDFFGDIFGGSKRSRSSNYPEDGNDYKMEYTISFIDSILGTEIKRKFEKYSTCSHCQGTGAESFNDISTCSTCNGSGTMTQVIRTPFGSIQNSKTCSTCKGKGKQVTKLCHLCQGKGLMKEAKELTVSIPAGIKDGQSIVLNGYGGPGKNGGMNGDLYIEINVREHKHYIRTGDDIHLTVPVSITDIIAENEIDIPTPYGIEKLKMNNSYKSGDILTIKNKGAKNPKNPNIKGNMKVHIQLNVPKLSKNEQKELIKILNSTNDEIKRKWLKDFE, translated from the coding sequence ATGGCAAAAAGAGATTATTATGAAGTATTAGGTGTTGATAAAAATGCTACTGAAAAAGATATTAAAATAGCTTATAGAAAATTAGCTATGAAATATCATCCAGATAAAAACAAAGAGTCAGATGCTGAAGAAAAATTCAAAGAAGTTAATGAAGCATATGAAATTTTATCAGATTCTCAAAAAAGACAACAATATGATGAATATGGCCATGATGCCTTTGATCCTAATAGAACTGCTGGTTTTGGTGATTTTGGTTTTGGTGGCTTTAGTGATTTTTTTGGAGATATTTTTGGAGGATCTAAAAGATCAAGAAGTAGTAATTATCCCGAAGATGGTAATGACTATAAAATGGAATATACTATCTCCTTTATTGATTCTATTTTAGGTACAGAAATAAAAAGAAAATTTGAAAAATATTCTACTTGCTCACATTGTCAAGGTACAGGAGCAGAGTCATTTAATGACATATCAACTTGTTCAACATGTAATGGATCAGGTACAATGACACAAGTAATAAGAACCCCTTTTGGTTCAATACAAAACAGTAAAACATGTTCAACATGTAAAGGAAAAGGGAAACAAGTTACTAAATTATGTCATTTATGTCAAGGTAAAGGTTTAATGAAAGAAGCTAAAGAATTAACAGTTTCTATTCCTGCAGGAATTAAAGATGGTCAATCTATTGTCTTAAACGGATATGGTGGACCAGGTAAAAATGGAGGAATGAATGGTGATCTTTACATTGAAATAAATGTTAGAGAACATAAACATTACATAAGAACCGGTGATGATATTCATTTAACAGTTCCTGTTTCTATAACAGATATTATTGCTGAAAATGAAATTGATATTCCTACACCTTATGGAATTGAAAAATTAAAAATGAATAATTCTTATAAATCAGGTGACATCTTAACCATAAAAAACAAAGGTGCAAAAAACCCTAAAAATCCTAATATCAAAGGCAATATGAAAGTGCATATTCAATTAAATGTTCCAAAATTATCTAAAAACGAACAAAAAGAACTAATAAAAATTTTAAACAGTACAAATGATGAAATTAAAAGAAAATGATTAAAGGATTTTGAATAA
- the infB gene encoding translation initiation factor IF-2, giving the protein MAKIKQRKSNVEEIKSQLVSVKTELKDGVFIFTGPMTISEFTTKIKKSANEVVSYFFKKGKMYTLNNTLNEEEIAELCIEYGFDFQREVEINASNFMDQIEINDNEEEMESRVPIITIMGHVDHGKTTLLDTIRKSNVAHGEAGGITQHTGAYQVEYQNKKITFLDTPGHEAFTEMRARGTKVTDIVILVVAADDGVMPQTVEAINHALSAKVPIIVFVNKMDKPNIDVERIKSELSTHNILPEEWGGNNMFVYGSGKTGQGLNQLFEAINLQAEILDLKANKNRYPIGTVIESRLDKGKGTVATLIVQHGTLYPRDFIVAGSKYGKIRTLENSLGEPIEKATPGTPVIITGLNYVPLAGDKFFGFTDEKFAKNLAQEKAFTDKQTALKEKNLITLEEGKKIINIIIKSDVQGTAEAIKSSLEKLKNEEGMVKVIHSSVGDVTKADILLAEASNAIIYVFNSNVPSSIKQFANQQKIDIKEYSVIYKITEEVEAMLKGFKEPKYEEKNIGEALILKVFSYSKVGQIAGCTMVNGKFKTNCKVKVFRKNKLIHEGKLDSLRKGLNDTKEVAMGMEFGCHIYKFNDIQVDDIIKAYEDVLIEE; this is encoded by the coding sequence ATGGCAAAAATTAAACAAAGAAAATCTAATGTGGAAGAAATTAAATCACAATTAGTTAGTGTAAAGACAGAATTAAAAGATGGTGTTTTCATTTTTACAGGCCCAATGACAATTTCAGAATTTACAACCAAAATTAAAAAATCTGCTAATGAAGTTGTTTCTTACTTTTTTAAAAAAGGTAAAATGTATACCTTAAATAACACTTTAAACGAAGAAGAAATTGCAGAATTATGTATTGAATACGGTTTTGACTTTCAAAGGGAAGTAGAAATAAATGCTTCTAATTTTATGGATCAAATTGAAATAAACGATAATGAAGAAGAAATGGAATCTAGAGTACCTATTATTACTATAATGGGTCATGTTGACCACGGGAAAACAACTTTATTAGACACAATTAGAAAATCTAATGTTGCACATGGTGAAGCTGGTGGTATTACACAACACACAGGAGCTTATCAAGTTGAATACCAAAATAAAAAAATTACATTTTTAGACACTCCTGGTCATGAAGCTTTTACAGAAATGAGAGCAAGAGGAACGAAAGTTACTGACATTGTTATTTTAGTAGTTGCAGCTGATGATGGTGTAATGCCACAAACTGTTGAAGCCATTAATCATGCTTTAAGTGCTAAAGTTCCAATTATTGTTTTTGTAAATAAAATGGATAAACCTAATATAGATGTAGAAAGAATTAAATCAGAGCTTTCAACACATAATATTTTACCTGAAGAATGAGGCGGAAATAATATGTTTGTCTACGGTTCAGGTAAAACCGGCCAAGGATTAAACCAATTATTTGAAGCTATTAATTTACAGGCTGAAATTTTAGATTTAAAAGCTAATAAAAATAGATACCCAATAGGAACAGTTATAGAATCTAGATTAGATAAAGGTAAAGGAACGGTTGCAACTTTAATAGTACAACACGGAACACTTTATCCAAGAGATTTTATTGTAGCTGGTTCTAAATATGGAAAAATTAGGACACTAGAAAACTCATTAGGTGAACCAATTGAAAAAGCAACTCCAGGAACACCTGTTATAATAACTGGTCTTAATTATGTTCCTTTAGCAGGAGATAAATTCTTCGGTTTCACAGATGAAAAATTTGCTAAAAATTTAGCGCAAGAAAAAGCTTTTACAGATAAACAAACCGCTTTAAAAGAGAAAAACTTAATTACTTTAGAAGAAGGAAAAAAAATTATAAATATAATTATAAAAAGTGATGTTCAAGGAACAGCTGAAGCTATTAAATCTTCTCTTGAAAAATTAAAAAATGAAGAAGGAATGGTAAAGGTTATTCATTCATCAGTTGGAGATGTAACAAAGGCAGATATTTTACTAGCCGAAGCTTCAAATGCCATAATATATGTTTTTAATTCAAATGTACCTAGTTCTATTAAACAATTTGCTAATCAACAAAAAATAGATATTAAAGAGTATTCTGTTATTTATAAAATAACCGAAGAAGTTGAAGCTATGTTAAAAGGTTTTAAAGAACCTAAATATGAAGAAAAGAATATTGGTGAAGCATTAATATTAAAAGTGTTTTCTTATTCAAAAGTAGGGCAAATTGCAGGATGTACCATGGTTAATGGTAAATTTAAAACAAATTGTAAAGTAAAAGTATTTAGAAAAAATAAATTAATTCATGAGGGAAAATTAGATTCACTAAGAAAAGGATTAAATGACACAAAAGAAGTGGCTATGGGTATGGAATTTGGTTGTCACATCTATAAATTTAATGATATACAAGTAGATGATATTATTAAAGCATATGAAGATGTATTAATAGAAGAGTAA